A stretch of Episyrphus balteatus chromosome 2, idEpiBalt1.1, whole genome shotgun sequence DNA encodes these proteins:
- the LOC129912543 gene encoding uncharacterized protein LOC129912543 encodes LQILSLIAAAYARPDVSLGYSYNQVSDGSSGNEAILSAPQHNFQSSGGGLNHVAQAPIQRGSLQEPLISKQFFLHSAPEDNEIQQKHFVLGRPQKNYRVVFIKAPSASNVKLSAEYAPIEEKTQIFVLSQKEAELDVNNIATPAPTQPSKPEVFFVKYRTPEEAQHAQQKIQEQYDALGGSSQVSDEGTAPVSSVIGALGGDNGELSQSSSNQQSVAAAGLAYLPPASSYLPPGRRH; translated from the exons CTACAGATTTTGTCATTAATTGCTGCTGCCTACGCAAGACCGGATGTGAGCTTGGGATATAGCTACAATCAAGTGAGTGATGGATCTTCTGGAAACGAAGCTATTCTTTCTGCACCACAGCACAATTTTCAATCTAGTGGAGGAGGTCTAAATCATGTTGCTCAGGCGCCAATTCAACGAGGATCATTGCAAGAACCGCTGATTAGCAAACAGTTTTTCTTACACTCTGCTCCTGAAGACAATGAAATTCAGCAAAAACATTTTGTATTGGGACGTCCTCAAAAGAATTATCGCGTTGTGTTTATTAAAGCACCTTCAGCCTCGAATGTTAAACTTTCAGCAGAGTATGCGCCAATTGAGGAGAAGACCCAAATTTTCGTTCTCAGTCAAAAGGAAGCGGAATTGGATGTCAACAATATTGCTACACCAGCACCAACTCAACCAAGCAAACCAGAAGTCTTCTTTGTTAAATACAGGACACCTGAAGAAGCTCAACATGCTCAACAAAAGATTCAag aacaataTGATGCCTTGGGAGGATCAAGTCAAGTTTCTGATGAAGGAACTGCTCCAGTGAGTTCAGTGATCGGTGCTCTCGGAGGTGACAATGGTGAATTATCACAATCTTCATCAAATCAACAAAGTGTTGCAGCCGCTGGTTTAGCCTATCTACCACCAGCATCAAGCTATCTTCCACCAGGAAGACGACACTAA